GCCTCCAGATCTTCGGCCCCAACAAGCTCGAGGAGAAGAAGGTCCGGTCAATTAAGAACGCGTCGATTTATTTGGAACCGATCCACGATAGATCCCACGAATGTGATGCGAAATCTGTTGAATCATTCTGCAGGAGAGTAAACTGCTCAAGTTCCTGGGGTTCATGTGGAACCCGCTCTCCTGGGTCATGGAGGCCGCCGCCATCATGGCAATCGTCCTCGCCAACGGAGGGGTACGTACGCCGCACAATCGCGCCGATCGACCgacgtgcatttacgttataCGTGTAGCGACGGCAACTAGTGGGTGAATGACACGTACGTGTGTGTGATCTCGTTCGTGCGTGCTGCAGGGGAGACCGCCGGACTGGCAAGACTTCGTCGGGATCGTCACGCTGCTCTTCATCAACTCCACGATCAGCTTCATCGAGGAGAACAACGCCGGCAATGCCGCCGCCGCGCTCATGGCCAGCCTCGCCCCCCAGACCAAGGCACGGCCCCTGTGATCCGgcgttttttttttgttgttgcatTGCATAATTGCATTTACGCGTTCAGGCGCTGACCGAAACGGTGGATCGATCGGCGGTTGCATGCAGGTGCTGAGGGACGGCAAGTGGTCGGAGCAGGACGCGGCGATCCTGGTGCCCGGCGACATCATCAGCATCAAGCTCGGCGACATCATCCCGGCGGACGCGAGGCTGCTGGAGGGCGACCCGCTCAAGATCGACCAGTCGGCGCTCACGGGAGAGTCGCTGCCCGTCAACAAGATGCCCGGCGACAGCATCTACTCCGGCTCCACCTGCAAGCAGGGCGAGATCGAGGCCGTCGTGATCGCCACCGGCGTCCACACCTTCTTCGGGAAGGCCGCCCACCTCGTCGACAGCACCAACAACGTCGGCCACTTCCAGAAGGTCACATATACCACTCCCTACTCCCCAGTGATCATGTACACTAGTGCGACACCACATGTAATCCTCACCGTCGTGGCGCCTTGGCGTGCAGGTGCTCACGGCGATCGGGAACTTCTGCATCTGCTCCATCGCGGTCGGGATGCTGATCGAGATCATCGTCATGTACCCGATCCAGCACCGGCAGTACCGCGACGGCATCGACAACCTGCTCGTGCTGCTCATCGGCGGGATCCCCATCGCCATGCCCACCGTGCTGTCGGTGACCATGGCCATCGGGTCGCACCGGCTGTCGCAGCAGGGCGCCATCACCAAGCGGATGACGGCCATCGAGGAGATGGCCGGCATGGACGTGCTCTGCAGCGACAAGACAGGCACGCTCACCCTGAACAAGCTCACCGTCGACAAGAACATGATCGAGGTGCGCATTTGTGTTTCCTGCATTTACACGTGAACAGAATCTACTGAGGATGTCAGAGAAACGCCAACTGATCGATCAAATGTGCATTTGGTTTCAGCCGTTTGTGAAGGATCTGGACAAGGACGCCGTAGTCCTGTACGCAGCTCGAGCCTCCAGAACTGAGAACCAGGACGCCATCGACGCGTCCATCGTCGGAATGCTCGCCGACCCAAGGGAGGTATGTGATGTTGAACACTTGAACCCCTAGTCTGACACATAAACCACTGAGGCATTGTAACGCCGCCATTGGCGATTCATGGATCTCACGATGCATGTCATGAACATTGTAACACCGCAGGCCCGTGCCGGCATCCAGGAGGTGCACTTCATGCCGTTCAACCCCGTTGATAAGCGCACTGCCATCACCTATATCGACTCCGACGGGTCATGGCACCGCATCAGCAAAGGTGCCCCTGAGCAGGTGAATTATGCTGTTTCGATTCAATGAAAGAGATGTTGCAGTACGTCCGATGCTGACCTGTGCCAACAACCTGCCCGTAGATCATCGAGCTGTGCCGGCTCCGTGAGGACCTCAGCCGGAGGGTGCACGCCATCATCGCCAAGTTCGCGGACCGCGGGCTGCGTTCGCtggccgtggcgcggcagaggatCCCGGAGTGCAACAAGGACGCGCCGGGCACTCCGTGGCAGTTCCTGGCCGTGCTCCCTCTGTTCGACCCGCCGAGGCACGACAGCGCCGAGACCATCCGCCGCGCGCTCAACCTGGGCGTGAACGTCAAGATGATCACGGGCGACCAGCTGGCCATCGGCAAGGAGACCGGGCGGCGGCTCGGAATGGGCACCA
The nucleotide sequence above comes from Miscanthus floridulus cultivar M001 chromosome 18, ASM1932011v1, whole genome shotgun sequence. Encoded proteins:
- the LOC136522919 gene encoding ATPase 2, plasma membrane-type-like; this encodes MAAASSASLEDLKNENVDLESVPIQEVFAVLKSSPHGLTSTDGASRLQIFGPNKLEEKKESKLLKFLGFMWNPLSWVMEAAAIMAIVLANGGGRPPDWQDFVGIVTLLFINSTISFIEENNAGNAAAALMASLAPQTKVLRDGKWSEQDAAILVPGDIISIKLGDIIPADARLLEGDPLKIDQSALTGESLPVNKMPGDSIYSGSTCKQGEIEAVVIATGVHTFFGKAAHLVDSTNNVGHFQKVLTAIGNFCICSIAVGMLIEIIVMYPIQHRQYRDGIDNLLVLLIGGIPIAMPTVLSVTMAIGSHRLSQQGAITKRMTAIEEMAGMDVLCSDKTGTLTLNKLTVDKNMIEPFVKDLDKDAVVLYAARASRTENQDAIDASIVGMLADPREARAGIQEVHFMPFNPVDKRTAITYIDSDGSWHRISKGAPEQIIELCRLREDLSRRVHAIIAKFADRGLRSLAVARQRIPECNKDAPGTPWQFLAVLPLFDPPRHDSAETIRRALNLGVNVKMITGDQLAIGKETGRRLGMGTNMYPSSSLLKDGDTGGLPVDELIEKADGFAGVFPEHKYEIVRRLQERKHICGMTGDGVNDAPALKKADIGIAVADATDAARGASDIVLTEPGLSVIISAVLTSRAIFQRMKNYTIYAVSITIRVVLGFLLLALIWRFDFAPFMVLIIAVLNDGTIMTISKDRVKPSPMPDAWRLQEIFATGVVLGTYQALATVLFFWAVRDTHFFTNTFGVHHIGDSTEELMAAVYLQVSIISQALIFVTRARSWFFVERPGLLLVAAFLAAQLVATLIAVYAHWPFAKIKGIGWGWGAVIWLFSIVTFFPLDVFKFAIRYFLSGKQWNNVFDNKTAFANELDYGKGKREAQWAIAQRSLHGLQQPEASGLFNTDNSNDFIELSEIAEQAKRRAEIARLRELNTLKGHVESVVKLKGLDIDTIQHNYTV